From the Brevibacillus choshinensis genome, one window contains:
- a CDS encoding ABC transporter substrate-binding protein: protein MKQFRFHAVASVLLAAAMALTGCSGGGDAAKPSEPGSTPSGSQGGGTKQVTLSMHSWRVEDTEGYAKIIKAFEAENPNIKIDFKPFKATEYNTILNTALQSDSGPDILQLRPYAAGTALAGAGYLEPLDSLPGITNFPKDVLAGATGKDGKVYGVPLSLSTTQFYYNKKIFEQNGLKEPKSWDELIATAKTLKEKGIVPISFGAKEGWLLSLSHGVIAPASLKDGYIDKLMKGESDLKSPEFLKSVQRMQELIPYFPENYVGLELNDMRTLFATEKTAMFINGSFELEGIKKLNPDLQLDIFPMPTDDGKSVITTWVDGSYAVNAKSKHKQEALKFMEFMTTKKFAEMFANELKMISAMPGVPLQDPLLNKMAELSQSSSTPYLMIVHFSEGNPTTKKTLENSLQGMYLNKLTPEQVADEVQKSAATWFAPFKK from the coding sequence ATGAAACAGTTTCGTTTTCACGCAGTAGCTTCCGTCTTGCTAGCTGCTGCCATGGCACTTACCGGATGTAGTGGTGGAGGGGATGCGGCAAAGCCCAGTGAGCCAGGGAGCACTCCCAGTGGCAGCCAAGGAGGGGGTACAAAGCAAGTCACACTGTCCATGCATAGCTGGCGCGTGGAAGACACCGAGGGCTACGCCAAGATCATCAAGGCATTTGAGGCAGAGAATCCGAACATCAAGATCGACTTCAAACCATTCAAGGCAACCGAGTACAACACCATTCTAAACACAGCGCTCCAAAGTGACAGTGGTCCCGACATTTTGCAGCTTCGTCCTTATGCCGCGGGCACTGCACTCGCGGGAGCCGGGTATTTGGAGCCGCTCGACAGCTTACCTGGCATCACGAACTTCCCAAAAGATGTCCTCGCAGGAGCCACGGGCAAAGACGGAAAAGTCTACGGAGTGCCGCTTTCGCTCAGTACCACGCAATTCTACTACAACAAGAAAATCTTCGAACAAAACGGCTTGAAAGAGCCAAAGAGCTGGGATGAGCTGATCGCCACCGCCAAAACTCTGAAAGAAAAAGGCATCGTACCGATCTCCTTTGGAGCGAAGGAAGGCTGGCTTCTTTCTCTGAGCCATGGCGTGATTGCACCTGCGAGCTTAAAAGACGGCTACATCGACAAGCTCATGAAGGGCGAAAGCGATCTGAAAAGCCCTGAATTCCTCAAATCCGTCCAGCGCATGCAAGAACTTATCCCTTATTTCCCGGAAAATTATGTAGGACTTGAACTGAATGATATGCGAACGTTGTTTGCTACGGAAAAAACAGCGATGTTTATCAACGGAAGCTTTGAGCTGGAAGGGATCAAGAAGCTGAATCCGGATCTGCAGCTGGATATCTTCCCGATGCCGACGGATGATGGTAAATCGGTCATCACGACATGGGTAGACGGTTCTTACGCCGTGAATGCCAAGTCAAAGCACAAGCAGGAAGCACTGAAGTTCATGGAATTTATGACAACCAAAAAGTTCGCGGAAATGTTCGCCAACGAGTTGAAGATGATCAGTGCCATGCCGGGAGTGCCGCTTCAGGATCCGCTTTTAAATAAAATGGCTGAGCTGTCGCAGTCCAGCTCCACTCCATACTTGATGATCGTCCATTTCTCGGAAGGGAATCCGACGACCAAGAAGACACTGGAGAATTCGCTCCAGGGCATGTACCTAAACAAATTGACGCCGGAACAAGTCGCGGACGAAGTGCAGAAGTCAGCTGCGACCTGGTTTGCACCTTTTAAAAAATAG
- a CDS encoding carbohydrate ABC transporter permease, with translation MGVGTIAIDRQKGRRSWVIHLFPLPALVIYALFVVYPIFSAFTYSLYDWQGIKRGVFVGLKNFTTLFTVEPFNEMFWNAFSHNLLYFVVEMIVQNGIAFTLAFFIYRKIRGAGFLKVAYFIPRLLSVIVVGFLWKLIFNPNYGALNTFLTKVGLAEWAKPWLGDPDTALLAIILVNCWFGVGFAMLIFLAGLQSIPEELIEAARLDGARGVTLLWKIILPLCMPAITIMTIFTFIQAFEAFELVYAMQGSMGEPFYSTDTLAVYFYRMAFSSAGGGDVSIGLGSALAVVLFLIVASVSALSLYLMRKREVQH, from the coding sequence TTGGGGGTGGGTACCATCGCAATAGACAGACAAAAGGGGCGAAGAAGCTGGGTGATCCACCTGTTTCCCCTTCCGGCTCTGGTCATTTATGCACTCTTTGTGGTTTATCCGATCTTTTCGGCCTTTACGTACAGCTTGTATGACTGGCAAGGCATCAAGCGCGGCGTATTTGTTGGACTGAAAAACTTTACGACGTTGTTCACCGTCGAGCCATTCAATGAGATGTTTTGGAATGCATTTAGTCACAATCTTCTGTATTTTGTTGTGGAAATGATCGTGCAAAATGGTATTGCCTTCACGTTAGCTTTTTTCATCTATCGAAAGATTCGCGGTGCAGGTTTTTTGAAGGTCGCGTATTTTATACCGCGGTTGCTCTCTGTCATCGTAGTCGGGTTTTTGTGGAAGCTCATTTTTAATCCCAATTACGGCGCGCTGAACACGTTTCTGACCAAGGTAGGCCTGGCAGAATGGGCAAAGCCGTGGCTAGGTGACCCGGATACGGCTCTTCTGGCGATCATCCTCGTCAATTGTTGGTTTGGTGTGGGATTTGCGATGTTGATTTTTTTGGCAGGCCTGCAGTCGATCCCCGAGGAGCTCATTGAAGCGGCGAGACTGGATGGTGCGCGTGGCGTAACGTTACTATGGAAGATCATTCTTCCGTTGTGCATGCCGGCAATCACGATTATGACCATTTTCACATTCATTCAGGCCTTCGAGGCTTTCGAGCTCGTGTATGCCATGCAAGGGTCGATGGGAGAGCCATTTTATTCGACGGATACGTTGGCGGTGTATTTCTACCGGATGGCTTTTAGCAGTGCCGGGGGAGGGGATGTATCAATCGGTCTTGGTTCAGCGCTGGCTGTGGTGCTGTTTCTCATCGTCGCCTCAGTATCAGCCCTCTCTCTCTATTTGATGCGCAAGCGAGAGGTTCAGCATTGA
- a CDS encoding carbohydrate ABC transporter permease, whose translation MKTSIGGRAVQYVIAYLFMLVALYPIALMIASSFKTNMEIFANPLSLPSSFHFETYQKLWEAVPFADFLWNSIFVSGMSVLMITVFSAMAAFYLARFSFKWTAALYFFFLLGLMIPIKLGIVPLFILMKNLGLLNSLWSLILIYTASGIPIAVFILTGFFRTLPVELEEAARIDGCSNFQVFWRVLLPLIRPALATVVIINFIHAWNDFFFPLIFIQKETLKTIPVGMMVLFGEYETDWSLLFAGLTLSALPMIGVFLLASRQFMEGLTAGAVK comes from the coding sequence TTGAAAACGAGCATAGGCGGCAGAGCGGTACAATACGTAATCGCATACCTTTTTATGCTAGTGGCACTTTATCCGATCGCCTTGATGATTGCCTCCTCGTTTAAAACGAACATGGAAATTTTCGCTAATCCACTCTCGCTACCGAGCTCCTTTCACTTCGAGACATACCAGAAGCTGTGGGAAGCCGTACCTTTTGCTGATTTCTTATGGAACAGCATTTTCGTCAGCGGGATGTCCGTATTGATGATTACCGTTTTTTCTGCAATGGCTGCCTTTTACTTGGCGAGATTTTCTTTCAAATGGACAGCGGCGCTTTACTTCTTTTTTCTCTTGGGGCTGATGATTCCGATCAAGCTGGGGATCGTACCCTTGTTTATCTTGATGAAAAATTTGGGACTTCTCAATTCTCTCTGGTCTCTCATCTTGATTTACACAGCGAGTGGGATTCCCATTGCGGTATTTATTTTAACAGGGTTTTTCCGGACCTTGCCTGTGGAGCTGGAGGAGGCGGCGCGGATCGATGGCTGCAGTAATTTCCAAGTGTTTTGGAGGGTACTGCTGCCCCTGATACGTCCGGCATTGGCTACTGTGGTGATCATCAACTTCATCCATGCCTGGAACGACTTTTTCTTTCCGCTCATTTTCATTCAAAAGGAGACGCTCAAGACGATACCGGTCGGCATGATGGTTCTGTTCGGTGAGTATGAAACGGATTGGAGTCTGCTGTTCGCAGGTCTCACGTTGTCTGCCTTGCCGATGATTGGCGTGTTTTTGCTTGCGTCCAGGCAGTTCATGGAGGGGTTGACAGCTGGTGCAGTCAAATAA
- a CDS encoding N-acetylglucosamine kinase, translated as MQSNKKQQWFIALDGGGTRTRAAICNASGRIAAMSVGDATNPLSRPWEAVESTIRELVRDVIDQAGIENALVSALYLGLAGADRPEIKDRLREAFTDEWGERLLLDNDAVSALYAGTWGGPGIVLIGGTGSIAYTVTADEQRQRTGGWGYLIGDEGSGFDIGRRAAAAVMQAADGRGKPTALTDLYLAHFGVNRPEELIARIYGGINPRKELADTSTLVEKAAGLGDEVSTQLIAHAADDLVELASASLRKVGSPLPVVLAGGLLTADTMLRREVLRRAWFAVKIPTVAPVIGALVAAMRRTGRHIDAEIASRLEQSGTVRKKE; from the coding sequence GTGCAGTCAAATAAGAAACAACAATGGTTTATCGCATTGGACGGAGGAGGGACCAGGACGAGAGCCGCAATATGCAATGCCTCTGGCCGAATCGCTGCTATGTCAGTCGGAGATGCCACCAATCCACTTTCACGACCGTGGGAGGCAGTGGAGAGTACGATTCGTGAGCTCGTTCGGGACGTGATCGATCAGGCAGGTATAGAGAACGCATTGGTATCTGCGCTCTATCTCGGGCTCGCTGGTGCAGATCGCCCTGAAATCAAAGATCGCCTTCGGGAAGCCTTTACAGATGAATGGGGAGAGCGGCTGTTGCTCGATAACGATGCTGTCTCTGCTCTGTACGCAGGTACATGGGGCGGACCGGGGATTGTCTTGATCGGAGGAACTGGCTCGATTGCCTATACCGTAACAGCCGATGAACAAAGGCAGCGCACGGGTGGATGGGGCTATTTAATAGGCGATGAGGGCAGTGGTTTTGACATCGGGCGAAGAGCAGCTGCAGCAGTCATGCAAGCAGCAGATGGTCGAGGGAAGCCAACAGCTTTGACAGACCTGTACCTGGCGCATTTTGGAGTGAACCGTCCCGAGGAGCTGATTGCCCGCATCTACGGGGGAATCAATCCGCGCAAGGAGTTGGCTGATACGAGCACGTTGGTGGAAAAAGCAGCAGGCCTCGGGGATGAGGTCTCTACACAGCTCATCGCACATGCCGCAGATGATTTAGTGGAGCTTGCTTCTGCCAGTCTGAGAAAAGTAGGGAGTCCATTGCCGGTTGTATTGGCAGGTGGATTGCTTACAGCAGATACGATGCTCCGGCGTGAGGTGCTGCGACGGGCCTGGTTTGCCGTGAAGATTCCGACTGTTGCTCCGGTCATTGGCGCTTTGGTAGCAGCCATGAGGAGGACTGGAAGGCATATAGACGCTGAGATTGCGTCCCGGCTCGAGCAGAGTGGAACCGTAAGAAAAAAGGAGTGA
- the murQ gene encoding N-acetylmuramic acid 6-phosphate etherase, which translates to MGENLHQLQTEMRNAASEQLDQMSALEIVTLMNQEDQKVAQAVEQVLPEIAQAVELIAEALEKGRRLFYVGAGTSGRLGVLDAAECPPTFGTDPAQVRGIIAGGSKALTVAVEGAEDSLTLGPDDVREAGVQAGDVVVGIAASGRTPYVIGALAEAKIRQAVTISLACNPGSEINQGVDVCINLAVGPEVVTGSTRLKAGTATKMVLNMLTTASMVRVGKVYGNWMVNVQATNNKLRERAKQIVMQVTGIEYPEAETLIAEATGDVKLAIVMQLTGLPRAAAEERLQCAGQKVRQAIEHDQEEKSQS; encoded by the coding sequence GTGGGAGAGAACTTGCATCAGCTCCAGACAGAAATGCGAAATGCCGCAAGCGAGCAACTGGACCAGATGTCTGCGCTAGAAATTGTGACTCTGATGAATCAGGAGGATCAAAAGGTGGCACAGGCCGTGGAGCAAGTGCTGCCTGAGATCGCACAGGCAGTCGAGCTGATTGCAGAAGCGCTGGAAAAAGGGAGGCGCCTGTTTTACGTCGGTGCCGGTACAAGTGGCAGGCTGGGTGTATTGGACGCGGCCGAATGTCCACCCACGTTTGGAACCGATCCCGCACAGGTGCGCGGAATCATTGCAGGCGGGAGCAAAGCATTGACTGTCGCAGTGGAAGGCGCTGAGGATTCGCTGACTTTGGGACCAGATGACGTGCGAGAAGCAGGAGTACAGGCAGGAGATGTCGTCGTCGGGATCGCCGCGAGTGGCCGAACCCCTTATGTCATCGGTGCGTTGGCCGAAGCCAAGATACGCCAAGCGGTAACGATTTCACTCGCATGCAACCCAGGATCGGAAATCAATCAAGGGGTGGATGTGTGCATCAATCTGGCTGTTGGTCCGGAAGTTGTGACGGGCTCTACCCGATTAAAGGCGGGAACTGCAACAAAAATGGTCTTGAACATGCTGACAACGGCGAGCATGGTTCGAGTGGGAAAGGTATATGGCAACTGGATGGTCAACGTCCAAGCGACCAACAACAAGCTGCGGGAGCGGGCCAAGCAGATCGTGATGCAAGTAACCGGAATCGAATATCCGGAAGCAGAGACATTGATCGCGGAGGCGACAGGAGACGTGAAGCTGGCGATCGTGATGCAACTGACAGGCTTGCCAAGAGCCGCTGCAGAGGAAAGATTGCAGTGTGCAGGTCAAAAAGTACGCCAGGCGATTGAACATGACCAGGAAGAGAAAAGCCAGTCCTAG
- a CDS encoding MATE family efflux transporter: MASLVSAEAQLSARKKISLILSLAVPAMLEQILHTLVGFVDLFFVSNLGATAIAAVGVANAMILVFMAIFMAVGVSASSYITQSIGAGKPEAAAAYARQAVVLSAGLGIVCGIIVLLFAEPILRMMGAEPQVLGEAVVYFRIVGGPAIFLALMVTLGSILRSTGDTRTPMKVSLYINLVHIALDYVFIFGLGSFGGWGVAGAAWATALVRILGSIALFVAVHRSSLAIWNDFSWRETCGGPAKEIIQRSLPVIAEKMIMRFGVLVYYGAIIRMGTQAYAAHMIASNLESLMILAGAGFEVAATVLVGQYWGAKRSRDAYSFGMLCTWLGLGLMSIFGLALYLCAPMIAGIFTQDAAIIEYVVIALTFMALYQPPLALLVVLRGALQGAGDTKAPMYATAVGMWLVRMVGVYLFGFQMGMGLAGVWLSIFCDVLIRGIFLLYLYRKRFLHISRAEGMETTERIG; encoded by the coding sequence GTGGCTTCATTGGTATCGGCAGAAGCGCAGCTATCTGCCAGGAAGAAAATCAGTCTGATCCTGTCATTGGCGGTTCCCGCTATGCTCGAACAGATCTTGCATACGCTGGTCGGCTTTGTCGACCTGTTTTTTGTGTCTAATCTGGGTGCAACGGCCATTGCTGCAGTCGGCGTGGCGAATGCGATGATTCTCGTTTTTATGGCGATTTTTATGGCAGTAGGTGTCTCCGCTTCCTCCTACATCACGCAAAGCATCGGCGCAGGAAAACCTGAAGCGGCAGCTGCCTATGCCCGTCAAGCCGTGGTGCTGTCAGCGGGACTCGGTATCGTGTGTGGGATCATCGTGCTCCTCTTTGCAGAGCCGATTCTTCGCATGATGGGCGCAGAGCCACAGGTATTGGGAGAAGCGGTGGTCTACTTTCGGATTGTGGGTGGCCCCGCGATCTTCCTTGCCCTGATGGTGACGCTTGGGAGTATTTTGCGTTCGACCGGTGACACTCGTACTCCGATGAAAGTCAGCCTGTATATTAATCTCGTTCACATCGCATTGGATTACGTGTTCATCTTTGGACTCGGTTCCTTTGGTGGATGGGGCGTAGCAGGGGCTGCTTGGGCGACGGCATTGGTACGTATATTAGGATCGATTGCCCTTTTTGTTGCCGTGCATCGGTCTTCTCTAGCTATTTGGAATGATTTTTCCTGGCGAGAAACATGTGGGGGTCCAGCCAAGGAGATTATCCAGCGATCCTTACCGGTCATCGCAGAGAAAATGATTATGCGCTTTGGCGTTTTGGTATACTACGGAGCCATTATTCGAATGGGGACACAGGCGTATGCCGCCCACATGATTGCGTCTAATTTGGAATCACTGATGATTCTGGCGGGGGCTGGCTTTGAAGTGGCTGCTACTGTACTGGTGGGACAGTATTGGGGGGCAAAGCGCTCGCGTGATGCATATTCCTTCGGGATGCTGTGCACGTGGCTGGGTCTGGGACTCATGTCGATTTTCGGGCTGGCCTTGTATCTTTGTGCTCCGATGATTGCAGGAATCTTTACCCAGGATGCTGCCATCATCGAATACGTGGTCATTGCGTTGACGTTTATGGCCTTGTATCAACCACCATTGGCATTGCTGGTCGTATTGAGGGGAGCTTTGCAGGGGGCAGGAGATACGAAAGCGCCGATGTACGCTACGGCAGTCGGCATGTGGCTGGTCAGAATGGTCGGTGTGTACCTCTTTGGTTTTCAGATGGGAATGGGGCTCGCTGGTGTGTGGCTCTCGATCTTTTGTGATGTGCTCATCCGAGGAATCTTTCTTCTCTATCTGTATCGGAAAAGATTCCTGCACATTTCACGCGCGGAAGGGATGGAAACAACAGAACGAATAGGGTAA